From Streptomyces sp. TLI_053, a single genomic window includes:
- a CDS encoding putative quinol monooxygenase, which produces MIFIVVKFTVKSEYVEQWPEKVAEFTSATRAEPGNLWFEWSRSLEEPDTYVLVEAFQDDAAEAHVTSAHFRAALETMRPLVTRTPEIVSTTIEGATGWSRMGELQVD; this is translated from the coding sequence ATGATCTTCATTGTGGTGAAATTCACCGTCAAGTCCGAATACGTCGAGCAGTGGCCCGAGAAGGTCGCGGAATTCACCAGCGCCACCCGCGCCGAGCCGGGCAACCTCTGGTTCGAGTGGTCCCGCAGCCTGGAGGAGCCGGACACCTACGTCCTGGTGGAGGCGTTCCAGGACGACGCGGCCGAGGCGCACGTCACCTCCGCGCACTTCCGCGCCGCCCTGGAGACCATGCGCCCCCTGGTCACCCGCACCCCCGAGATCGTCAGCACCACGATCGAGGGCGCCACCGGCTGGAGCCGGATGGGCGAGCTCCAGGTCGACTGA
- a CDS encoding NUDIX domain-containing protein has translation MPEKTMREKVLAYVVRDGRLLVFRHTDHSYEEVGLQVPAGSIRPGEDPAAAALREAREETGLSAFAVVRKLGETTYDLTPYRYEIQHRHVFHLALAEPAPERWLSQETHDGNGAPTPFECFWIPLETAHVLQSGQGALLGRLFD, from the coding sequence ATGCCGGAGAAGACGATGAGGGAGAAGGTGCTCGCCTACGTCGTGCGGGACGGGCGGCTGCTGGTGTTCCGGCACACCGACCACAGCTACGAGGAGGTCGGCCTCCAGGTCCCGGCCGGCAGCATCCGCCCGGGCGAGGATCCGGCCGCCGCGGCCCTGCGCGAGGCCCGCGAGGAGACCGGTCTCAGTGCCTTCGCCGTCGTGCGCAAGCTCGGCGAGACCACGTACGACCTCACCCCGTACCGGTACGAGATCCAGCACCGGCACGTCTTCCACCTGGCACTCGCCGAGCCGGCCCCCGAACGCTGGCTCAGTCAGGAGACCCACGACGGCAACGGGGCGCCCACCCCCTTCGAGTGCTTCTGGATCCCCCTGGAGACCGCCCACGTCCTCCAGTCCGGTCAAGGCGCCCTCCTCGGCCGTCTCTTCGACTGA
- a CDS encoding MerR family transcriptional regulator, whose product MDGDTLFTIGDLARRTGLTVKTIRFWSDSGIVPPTDRSPAGYRLYDLGALARLDLVRTLRELGLELAAVRRVLDREVSLTEVAAAHADALEAQIRVLRLRRAVLRAVAKRDHSTPEEMDLMHKLAKLSDDERRRLITDFVDDTFGGLDANAEFVDMMRSAVPELPDDPAPEQLHAWIELAELTQDPDFRAAVRRMAEYQAAERGRGDTTGLHHDLTETVRDAVGRALDAGLGPASPEAAAVVDTLTAAYARTFDRPDDADLRQWLLARLDIAADPRAERYWHLLSVVNGWPVPPSLAPVFGWFTAALRARGA is encoded by the coding sequence ATGGACGGGGACACGCTCTTCACGATCGGCGACCTGGCCCGGCGGACCGGGCTGACGGTCAAGACCATCCGGTTCTGGTCGGACTCCGGGATCGTGCCGCCGACCGACCGCAGCCCGGCCGGTTACCGGCTCTACGACCTCGGCGCGCTCGCCCGGCTCGACCTGGTGCGCACCCTGCGCGAACTCGGCCTCGAACTCGCCGCCGTCCGGCGGGTGCTGGACCGCGAGGTCTCGCTGACCGAGGTCGCGGCCGCGCACGCCGACGCGCTGGAGGCGCAGATCCGCGTCCTGCGCCTGCGGCGCGCGGTGCTGCGGGCAGTAGCGAAACGCGACCACTCCACTCCCGAGGAAATGGACCTCATGCACAAGCTCGCAAAGCTCTCCGACGACGAACGCCGCCGCCTGATCACCGACTTCGTCGACGACACCTTCGGCGGGCTGGACGCCAACGCCGAGTTCGTCGACATGATGCGCTCGGCCGTGCCCGAACTCCCCGACGACCCCGCGCCCGAGCAGCTACACGCCTGGATCGAACTCGCCGAACTCACCCAGGACCCGGACTTCCGTGCCGCCGTCCGCCGCATGGCCGAGTACCAGGCGGCCGAACGCGGGCGCGGCGACACGACCGGCCTGCACCACGACCTCACCGAGACCGTGCGCGACGCCGTCGGCCGCGCACTCGACGCCGGCCTCGGCCCGGCCTCGCCCGAGGCCGCCGCCGTCGTCGACACCCTGACGGCCGCCTACGCGCGGACCTTCGACCGGCCCGACGACGCGGACCTGCGGCAGTGGCTGCTGGCCCGCCTCGACATCGCCGCCGACCCGCGTGCCGAGCGTTATTGGCACCTGCTGTCCGTCGTCAACGGCTGGCCCGTCCCACCGAGCCTGGCACCGGTGTTCGGCTGGTTCACCGCCGCCCTGCGCGCCCGCGGCGCGTAG